In Clostridium ljungdahlii DSM 13528, the genomic window ATCCCATAATAAACTATCTAAATACTCTTTTATTGGATGGAATGAATGTTTTTCAAAACTTAAGGCTAGAGCATCAGCACATTTTGTTGTAGAATTTATTTTGTAATACTTTTCTATAAATTCTCTAAGCCCACTATCGTCAGTATCATTCCAGTCTGACATATTATCTTTTTTTCTCCAGGGCAGTTGCCCAATAACTACAGCTCTATTTGAAAATTCATTATAAGCAATTTTTCCTTTTAATAGAGGCTCATTTTCAATTACTAAAAGAAAGTTGCTTATGGTACTCCTTAACTTTCCATTGTCTGTATATTCAAGATCTTTAAGCCACCTGGTGTCTGTTTCATCCTCAACTATTCCAAAGTCCTCCTGAGCTTTTTCCATACGTTCTTTACCAAGAGTTTGTATTACCTTTTCATCATTGGATGCAAATTCAGTCATTTTAGTAAATGAGGGTAATCTATTAGCTGGTGTATCTGGTTTTGCTTCATCATCAAGCCCACCAAACTTGTGTATTCTTACTAAGTCAAAAGCATTACATAATATTTCTGAAGCTGGGTCCGTACCATGATGGCTGTAACTGAATTTATCTTCATACACTACAACCCCACCTGCTGTTGAACCTTCCGCATATGTGTACCTGGTTTCATCCATGCCAGGTACATACACATCTTTTAAAAACTCATCTATAGCTTCGCTTATTGAATAGGTCCTGCAGAAAGCACCTATAACACCTTTTTTATTTAATGGGTCTTCCTGTTTCTTTATAGCTGTGTTTATCTTTGCTCTTGTTCTGCTGCTCTCTGGCCAGTAACTTACATCCTGCCATCCAAACGTATATCTATCAAGCACTTCATCAGGATTAAGCCATGGTAAGTCTTGAACCTTAAACACGTATTCTCCATTACTTGAAGTACTTGGCCAATACATAAGTCTTGAGGGTTCATATGTTGTATCGTCAAACTGGTCTATCCCTAAATCATCTGCAATTATTCTAGCAATAGCCTGGTATTCATCTGGAAGCACTGGCCTTGATAAAGGTATTACAAGTCTCAGTCTTTGATTATCTGGCGCATGTGTATGAGTTGAATACATAAGACAATTAAAGTCCCATAAAAGCTCTATACTTGACCATATATCGCCATTTGCATAATCTATATCTAAAGTAATTAGCGTCCTATTAGCAACGTTCTCAGCCTTCCTACGACCATTTTTTAAAGAGCCACCTACAAATCCGCCAATATCTTTAATTCTGTCTCTTTCACTCTTAGACATTTTTTTATATTCTGTATAAGTTTCAGGTGTTCTTGTTGTATTAGATAGCTTTTCAACTAGAGCCGAGTATAATAAATTTTTGTTTTTCCAATGTTTTTCATGTTTGCTTTTTCCGGTGGCAAGTGTTATGGATCCATCATATTTAATTTTAATTTTGGGACTATTTCTTGCCGTATATTCCAAGTTATCACCCCCTTTATATCTTTAACCTAAATAGAATTTTAATTTAGTGTAGAAACACATAGCCCTCTTTGATATCTCGACATTCAGATTTTTTATAGATTAGTAACTCTTTTTGGCATCCACCCATATCTTCTGTAATGCATTCAAACTCTATAAAGTCTATATTATATAACTCATCATTGTTATCTAAATTCCATTCTATAGTAGAATTAAATTCTCTTCTTTTAATAACTTTCTTTATTACAGCCTCTATTAAATTCATTTTAATAAAGCTCCTTCCTTTAAAAGCATTTAAATTAATTAAAAATACCGTAAAATTCATTTTTGAATAATACGGTATTATTATGATATTTAATATAAATTTTTATTAAATTTATTCTACTATAAAATAGCTATTATAATTTTCAAACCTCATATTTATCCCCATTCATCACTTTCCTTAGCAAATCAATGCATGCACTTGAGTACTTCCTAAAACGACTTGTTTCACCGGTCTTAACTGATATATGATACTTATTATCTGTAGATTTAATATCGACTCCCTTTTCTTCTCTTATCTTTTCAATTAATTCATTAGCTTTATACCAACTCTTAAATCCAAGTTTTTCAGCAACTTGCGTTAATGTATAGGGATAGGCAATATTAAATGTTTTTGGATCAGCGACACTTGTTATGCCATAAATTTTGTTTATTTCATTATCGTCATTGAGTGCACTTTCCAATGTTTCATAATCAATTTCAATTTTGCGTTTTGGGATATCTGCTCTTACTAATTCATATGTTCGAGATAGTAAAGCTCTTAATAATTTAGGATTCACTCTTTCAATTGCCTCTTCATTAGTAAAGGCCTTATATACCCACTTGTAATCATCAGCTACAATTTGATTAATTCTTATGCTTTTATCATTTTCAAGATTAATTATTTTTTCCATGGGGTATTGCTCATTATTATTAATTTTTTCACTCCAAGTAACAATATAAATATTAGGTACTAATTGATTGTTAGTTGATAATATTTCATCAATATCAGATAGTATAGCTTGTATATTAGGATCACCAGCATTATATCCTATAAACACTAATGGGTGTTCCAAAAAGAATGTTAGTAACTTTGCACTAAGATACTTCTTTTTTGATAAAAATATATCATAATCTTGTTTTGTAAATACAAGACTTTCAGGCTCACTTATACATCCATGTATTTTAAATATTTCACCTATACTTGTATACTGAGATCTTAATATTTTTTGACCAATAATAGGCGTATAATCATCGAAAATCATTTCAATAAATTTATCATAATTTGTTGTAATAATTGCATAGGGTTTAATTTCTTGAAGCAAGGTAATTTCATCCTGATGTAACTTTATTTCACTAATATTTTTAGGAACGATACTTTCAAACAAATCTGCGATTTTACTTTTAATAAATATATCTGATTTATACTCATCTGAAAAATACTCCTCAGGAAATTCTTCTTCACCATCTGACCAAGCCCATTCTTTATAAACATCTGATAATTCTGTACCGATTTTAATAGGATTCCCATACGTTTGTTTATAATAACCATATTTTTTAGCAATTGAACAGTTCTCTGCTAATATTTTTAATAATTGATTCCAATTAGGAGCATCAAAATATCTCTTAGATATACCACTGCCTAAAAATAGTATTGGCTGACATTCCATATTAGTTAAGCATTCTTTAACATTACTAATACAATTATTTTTATAGGTTTCATACTTATTCATACTATCCCCCCTATTTCCCCCCTATAAAATTACACTTTTTTTATTATCATCATATGGAAATTATAACATACTATTTTAGGTATGGTATCATTTTTTTGAACAAAATGTCATATTTTTCAACACCGTATTATTCAGTTTTCAAGGTTCAATATTAAAACATAATTTATTTATGTTTTTGCAATCTAATAAAGTCATATTTAAGTGTATATCTCTTATTAATCTTTCATATAGTAATTACATTCA contains:
- a CDS encoding virulence-associated E family protein, encoding MEYTARNSPKIKIKYDGSITLATGKSKHEKHWKNKNLLYSALVEKLSNTTRTPETYTEYKKMSKSERDRIKDIGGFVGGSLKNGRRKAENVANRTLITLDIDYANGDIWSSIELLWDFNCLMYSTHTHAPDNQRLRLVIPLSRPVLPDEYQAIARIIADDLGIDQFDDTTYEPSRLMYWPSTSSNGEYVFKVQDLPWLNPDEVLDRYTFGWQDVSYWPESSRTRAKINTAIKKQEDPLNKKGVIGAFCRTYSISEAIDEFLKDVYVPGMDETRYTYAEGSTAGGVVVYEDKFSYSHHGTDPASEILCNAFDLVRIHKFGGLDDEAKPDTPANRLPSFTKMTEFASNDEKVIQTLGKERMEKAQEDFGIVEDETDTRWLKDLEYTDNGKLRSTISNFLLVIENEPLLKGKIAYNEFSNRAVVIGQLPWRKKDNMSDWNDTDDSGLREFIEKYYKINSTTKCADALALSFEKHSFHPIKEYLDSLLWDGIKRVDTLLIDYLGAEDNSYVRTVMRKILVAAVARVFKPGCKFDNMAVLSGPQGIGKSTFIKKLGKKWYSDSLTTVTGKEAYEQLQGVWLLEMGEMMATKKADIEATKHFLSKQEDIYRVAYGRRTSRFPRQCVIIGTTNDREFLRDKTGNRRFWPIDVGVTAHSKSVFKDMDSYTIDQIWAEAVALWNDGETLYLSADEEKEAQKQQEAHSEESAKAGLIEEYLNKPLPENWYSLCMADRRNYIHGSEFGDIPEGNIQRTKTCVMEIWCELFNGDPKHLTPIQSREINDILKSLKGWKKYNNSLTFGKIYGKQRAYTRKI
- a CDS encoding SIR2 family NAD-dependent protein deacylase, with the translated sequence MNKYETYKNNCISNVKECLTNMECQPILFLGSGISKRYFDAPNWNQLLKILAENCSIAKKYGYYKQTYGNPIKIGTELSDVYKEWAWSDGEEEFPEEYFSDEYKSDIFIKSKIADLFESIVPKNISEIKLHQDEITLLQEIKPYAIITTNYDKFIEMIFDDYTPIIGQKILRSQYTSIGEIFKIHGCISEPESLVFTKQDYDIFLSKKKYLSAKLLTFFLEHPLVFIGYNAGDPNIQAILSDIDEILSTNNQLVPNIYIVTWSEKINNNEQYPMEKIINLENDKSIRINQIVADDYKWVYKAFTNEEAIERVNPKLLRALLSRTYELVRADIPKRKIEIDYETLESALNDDNEINKIYGITSVADPKTFNIAYPYTLTQVAEKLGFKSWYKANELIEKIREEKGVDIKSTDNKYHISVKTGETSRFRKYSSACIDLLRKVMNGDKYEV